The proteins below come from a single Zea mays cultivar B73 chromosome 8, Zm-B73-REFERENCE-NAM-5.0, whole genome shotgun sequence genomic window:
- the LOC100274592 gene encoding Cytosolic isocitrate dehydrogenase (The RefSeq protein has 1 substitution compared to this genomic sequence) translates to MAFEKIKVSNPIVEMDGDEMTRVFWQSIKDKLILPFLDLDIKYYDLGILHREATDDKVTVEAAEATLKYNVAIKCATITPDETRVKEFNLKHMWKSPNGTIRNIINGTVFREPIICKNVPRLVPGWTKPICIGRHPFGDQYRATDAVLKGPGKLKLVFEGKEEQIDLEVFNFTGAGGVALSMYNTDESIRAFAEASMTTAYEKKWPLYLSTKNTILKKYDGRFKDIFQEVYEADWKSKFEAAGIWYEHRLIDDMVAYALKSEGGYVWACKNYDGDVQSDFLAQGFGSLGLMTSVLVCPDGKTIEAEAAHGTVTRHFRVHQKGGETSTNSIASIFAWTRGLAHRAKLDDNARLLDFALKLEAACVETVESGKMTKDLAILVHGSSSVTRSHYLNTEEFIDAVATELRSRLGAN, encoded by the exons ATGGCGTTCGAGAAGATCAAGGTCTCCAACCCAATCGTCGAGATGGACG GTGATGAGATGACCAGGGTATTCTGGCAGtctatcaaggacaag CTTATCCTCCCATTTCTGGACCTGGACATCAAGTACTATGATTTGGGGATACTGCACCGTGAAGCAACTGATGACAAGGTCACAGTGGAGGCTGCAGAGGCTACTCTCAA GTACAACGTGGCTATTAAGTGTGCGACCATTACTCCAG ATGAAACTCGGGTTAAGGAGTTCAATCTGAAACACATGTGGAAGAGCCCAAATGGCACAATTAGGAACATTATAAATG GCACTGTGTTCAGAGAGCCTATTATATGCAAAAACGTTCCAAGACTTGTTCCAG GATGGACTAAGCCCATCTGCATTGGAAGGCATGCCTTCGGTGATCAATACCGAGCTACCGATGCAGTTCTGAAGGGGCCTGGGAAGCTGAAGCTAGTTTTTG agggaaaagaagaacagATTGATCTGGAGGTATTCAACTTCACTGGTGCTGGAGGAGTTGCCTTGTCTATGTACAACACCGACGAG TCAATCCGAGCTTTTGCTGAGGCTTCTATGACAACTGCTTATGAGAAGAAATGGCCACTCTACCTTAGCACCAAAAACACAATCCTGAAAAAATATGATGGCAG GTTTAAGGACATTTTCCAGGAGGTCTATGAAGCTGACTGGAAGTCCAAATTTGAGGCTGCTGGAATATG GTATGAGCATCGTCTTATTGATGACATGGTTGCGTACGCGCTTAAGAGCGAAGGAGGCTATGTGTGGGCTTGCAAGAACTACGATGGAGATGTGCAGAGTGATTTCTTAGCTCAAG GTTTTGGATCTTTGGGTTTGATGACATCAGTGTTG GTGTGCCCTGATGGAAAAACCATCGAAGCTGAAGCTGCCCATGGCACGGTTACCCGTCATTTCCGTGTCCACCAGAAAGGAGGCGAAACCAGCACGAACAGCATTGCTTCGATCTTTGCATGGACAAGAGGACTTGCCCACAG GGCAAAGCTCGACGACAACGCTAGACTACTCGACTTCGCTCTCAAACTCGAGGCTGCTTGCGTTGAGACCGTGGAGTCCGGGAAGATGACTAAAGATCTGGCGATTCTTGTCCATGGATCTTCCAG CGTCACGAGAAGCCATTACCTGAACACCGAGGAGTTCATCGACGCAGTCGCTACTGAGCTCCGATCAAGACTGGGAGCCAACTGA